Proteins encoded together in one Telopea speciosissima isolate NSW1024214 ecotype Mountain lineage chromosome 4, Tspe_v1, whole genome shotgun sequence window:
- the LOC122659037 gene encoding F-box protein At3g07870-like, producing the protein MSAGKELENLPNEIKDKIFLSLPMMILLKSRCVIRDYTRFHNPHFMKTHLNQQIEMDNGSTIIVTTASKIYKVNIDKFNSRIRLDFPFRNPTCTSPIILVSSCNGLLCLTHRGFYGEIMYLWNPATGDYKQLPEHVNDGILYIRALGFGYDRISGKFKVLVISQRIPIQSEATVTVYTVGTSSWRSIGEVQYPVLELKQPQLFRGCPHWIVHSLKSIVSFGIGNEKFKKIPMPPIDNSMTKRTNLTALGGVLSIFCHLFKPDRFEMWLRADDGSENTTWFKGFSLNESYIPRDYFADGYAIKLYGFKDGQFLLRNNGPALFDPLTRAVRGLRLRGEPKEFDVYSYVESLAMVTVEETGDVHQNS; encoded by the exons ATGTCTGCTGGGAAGGAATTGGAGAATCTCCCAAATGAAATTAAGGATAAAATCTTCTTGAGTCTACCGATGATGATTCTCTTAAAATCCAGGTGCGTAATCAGAGACTACACTCGATTCCATAACCCTCATTTCATGAAAACGCACTTAAACCAGCAGATTGAAATGGACAATGGTTCTACTATCATCGTTACTACTGCTTCCAAGATATATAAAGTTAATATTGACAAATTTAACTCCCGAATTCGACTTGATTTCCCATTCCGGAATCCCACCTGCACAAGCCCAATTATACTGGTAAGTTCTTGTAATGGGTTGTTGTGCTTAACCCACAGGGGATTTTACGGAGAAATTATGTATTTATGGAATCCTGCTACAGGAGATTACAAGCAATTGCCGGAACATGTTAACGATGGCATTC TCTATATCCGTGCTTTAGGGTTTGGTTATGATCGTATTTCTGGTAAATTCAAAGTGCTGGTAATTTCACAGAGGATTCCAATTCAAAGTGAAGCCACTGTCACTGTGTATACAGTGGGGACAAGTTCTTGGAGAAGCATCGGAGAAGTTCAGTACCCTGTTTTGGAGTTAAAACAACCGCAGTTGTTCAGAGGTTGCCCCCATTGGATTGTACATAGTTTGAAATCCATTGTTTCGTTTGGTATTGGAAATGAGAAGTTCAAGAAAATTCCAATGCCTCCCATTGATAATTCTATGACAAAAAGAACGAATTTGACTGCATTAGGAGGTGTTCTTTCTATATTTTGTCATCTATTTAAACCGGATCGTTTTGAAATGTGGTTAAGGGCGGATGATGGATCGGAGAATACTACTTGGTTCAAAGGGTTCTCCCTTAATGAGTCATACATACCTAGAGATTATTTTGCGGATGGATACGCGATAAAGCTGTACGGCTTCAAGGACGGTCAGTTTTTACTGCGGAACAACGGGCCAGCTTTATTTGACCCATTGACAAGAGCCGTTAGAGGTTTGCGTCTTCGTGGTGAACCAAAGGAATTTGATGTTTATTCCTATGTCGAGAGCCTTGCAATGGTCACTGTTGAAGAGACAGGCGATGTGCACCAGAACTCATAA
- the LOC122659038 gene encoding putative F-box protein At3g23260 yields the protein MYLWNPAIGDYKQLSTHVNDDIIYIRGLGFGYVRISGKFKVLVISLRIPIQVEATATVYTVGTSSWRIIGEVKYPVLDLKQPQVFGGCPHWIVPSLKSIVSFGIGNEEFKKISMPPIGYTITKRTNLTALVGHFSIFCDVFKSKRFELWVKMDDGSENTNWRKQLSLNESYIPGDYFVNGYRERKLYGFKNDQFLLQNNRLALFDPVTSR from the coding sequence ATGTATTTATGGAATCCTGCTATAGGAGATTACAAGCAATTGTCAACACATGTTAACGATGACATTATCTATATCCgtggtttagggtttggttaTGTTCGTATTTCTGGCAAATTCAAGGTGCTGGTAATTTCACTGAGGATTCCAATTCAAGTTGAAGCCACTGCCACTGTGTATACAGTGGGGACAAGTTCTTGGAGAATCATCGGAGAAGTTAAGTACCCTGTTTTGGATTTAAAACAACCACAGGTGTTCGGAGGTTGTCCCCATTGGATTGTACCTAGTTTGAAATCCATTGTTTCATTTGGTATTGGAAATGaagaattcaagaaaatttCAATGCCTCCTATTGGTTATACTATAACAAAAAGAACGAATTTGACTGCATTAGTAGGtcatttttctatattttgtgaTGTATTTAAATCAAAACGTTTTGAATTATGGGTGAAGATGGATGATGGATCGGAGAATACTAATTGGAGAAAGCAACTCTCCCTTAATGAGTCATACATACCTGGAGATTATTTTGTGAATGGATATCGAGAGAGAAAGTTGTATGGCTTCAAGAACGATCAGTTTTTACTGCAGAACAACAGACTAGCTTTATTTGACCCAGTGACGAGTCGTTAG